In Myxococcus stipitatus, the following are encoded in one genomic region:
- a CDS encoding Rieske (2Fe-2S) protein, translating into MKKLDRRAVLLSLAQGGCALATLGAGCGGEWRRAEVLDLPPDGACPGAPSPGSAEEGWVEVRLADHPGLETPGGHSPLRMPEALLDVVLVHARPGCYVALWRICTHGDCAVDWLPGEGVMECPCHGSRFALDGAVLQGPARRPLKTFTAVRQEGSIFILRPR; encoded by the coding sequence GTGAAGAAGCTCGACCGCCGCGCCGTGCTCCTCTCGCTGGCCCAGGGCGGCTGTGCCCTGGCCACGTTGGGGGCGGGGTGCGGCGGTGAGTGGCGGCGGGCCGAGGTCCTGGACCTGCCGCCCGACGGCGCCTGTCCCGGCGCTCCCTCGCCGGGCTCCGCCGAGGAGGGGTGGGTGGAGGTTCGCCTCGCCGACCACCCGGGACTGGAGACGCCCGGAGGCCATTCGCCACTGCGCATGCCGGAGGCGCTCCTGGACGTGGTGCTCGTACACGCGCGACCCGGCTGTTACGTCGCGCTGTGGCGCATCTGCACGCATGGTGACTGCGCCGTGGACTGGCTCCCGGGGGAAGGGGTCATGGAATGCCCCTGCCACGGCTCGCGCTTCGCCTTGGATGGCGCGGTGCTCCAAGGTCCCGCCCGGCGCCCCCTGAAGACCTTCACCGCCGTGCGCCAGGAGGGGTCCATCTTCATCCTCCGCCCCCGCTGA
- a CDS encoding TonB-dependent receptor plug domain-containing protein, translating to MRSTFLAGALVCLAPSLPGEARAQARDAASVSAESVSPDGSVSPVVSVSPVEGALPVDADPRPVAVEPGSLEGPASSPGPEVRGTVVRGKSPPPPDSPERRDPTGAITLIDASERAGEARDTAEMLAGSVGLAVQDTGGYGQSKSLVVRGAAANGVLVFLDGIPLNGAGGMADLSQVPAALVERFEVLRGGAGARYGSGGLGGAVNIVTRAPSSRARASGEVTYGSWNTALGHVAVTGPLLDGHALVLLHAGRSDGDFAYELDELPAVDNPVTAEARARNDAKGGGVLLRYRRRLPGGSRLDVLSELALEDRAIPGTVQNPQSSGRQDLDRLALGMRWSGALGGAGTQASARGFFRRDGLEVTGDLLAAGGPQRHSVGGVELEGRTPLGGAHVLTLTVAASSEQVTDARDSQSASWWRTSVMAMDEWRLFNGVLDVVPSLRLERMGPYWLFSPKLGAMVSLGGGLGLRANAGQSHRAPSFLELYIRQGTLLPNPGLKPERALYADAALVWSSDETERWRVTAGGFAALYENLIAYELYPPMMARPYNFDAARVWGAELEAEARPFSWLLASGGYTWLRTQNRLGDPRFFNQPLPYRPRHKWVGRVRAGPDWLNVRTEVLYQASQFINRTGTRGLPSRTFWSAGASSTFLRGPDVTLSVEVKNLLDARAYDFTGFPLPGRAVYATLAVALDRDSPSVTEEPNASHRPSP from the coding sequence ATGCGGAGCACCTTCCTCGCCGGGGCCCTGGTGTGCCTGGCGCCCAGCCTCCCAGGCGAAGCCCGTGCCCAGGCGCGAGACGCCGCCTCCGTGTCCGCCGAGAGCGTGTCACCGGACGGGAGCGTGTCGCCCGTTGTGAGCGTGTCGCCTGTCGAGGGCGCGCTGCCTGTCGATGCAGATCCACGTCCGGTGGCTGTGGAGCCGGGTTCTCTGGAGGGGCCCGCCTCATCCCCTGGGCCAGAGGTCCGTGGGACGGTGGTGCGGGGAAAGTCGCCGCCGCCTCCGGATTCACCCGAGCGCAGGGACCCGACGGGCGCCATCACGCTCATCGATGCATCGGAGCGCGCGGGTGAGGCGCGCGACACGGCGGAGATGTTGGCGGGCTCGGTGGGGCTCGCCGTGCAGGACACGGGGGGCTACGGGCAGAGCAAGAGCCTGGTGGTCCGCGGCGCGGCGGCGAACGGCGTGTTGGTGTTCCTGGATGGCATCCCGCTCAACGGTGCGGGGGGAATGGCGGACCTGTCTCAAGTCCCCGCAGCGCTCGTGGAGCGCTTCGAGGTGCTGCGCGGTGGCGCGGGGGCCCGTTACGGCTCGGGGGGCTTGGGGGGCGCGGTGAACATCGTCACGCGGGCTCCGTCCTCGCGTGCGCGCGCCAGCGGCGAGGTCACCTACGGAAGCTGGAACACCGCGCTGGGGCATGTCGCCGTCACGGGGCCTCTGTTGGATGGACATGCGCTCGTGTTGCTGCACGCGGGCCGGTCCGATGGGGACTTCGCATACGAACTCGATGAGCTGCCCGCGGTGGACAACCCCGTCACGGCGGAGGCTCGTGCCCGCAATGACGCGAAGGGGGGCGGCGTGCTCCTTCGGTACCGGCGCAGATTGCCGGGGGGCTCGCGGCTGGATGTGCTCTCCGAGCTGGCCCTCGAGGACCGCGCGATTCCCGGGACGGTGCAGAACCCTCAGTCTTCGGGGCGCCAGGATTTGGATCGGCTCGCGCTGGGCATGCGCTGGTCGGGGGCGCTGGGTGGTGCGGGGACACAGGCGAGTGCGCGAGGGTTCTTCCGGCGCGATGGGCTGGAGGTGACGGGAGATCTCCTCGCGGCGGGAGGCCCTCAGCGGCACAGCGTGGGGGGCGTGGAGTTGGAGGGGCGCACGCCTCTGGGCGGGGCGCATGTGTTGACGCTCACCGTGGCGGCCTCGAGTGAGCAGGTGACCGACGCCCGTGACTCGCAGTCCGCGAGCTGGTGGCGCACCAGCGTCATGGCGATGGACGAGTGGCGTTTGTTCAACGGCGTCCTGGATGTGGTGCCGTCGCTGCGGCTGGAGCGGATGGGGCCCTACTGGCTCTTCTCTCCGAAGCTGGGCGCCATGGTGTCGTTGGGCGGGGGCCTGGGGTTGCGGGCCAACGCGGGACAGTCCCATCGGGCACCGTCGTTCCTGGAGCTCTACATCCGTCAGGGCACGTTGCTGCCCAACCCGGGGCTGAAACCCGAGCGGGCCCTGTACGCGGATGCGGCGCTGGTGTGGAGCTCGGACGAGACGGAGCGATGGCGCGTGACGGCGGGAGGGTTCGCCGCGTTGTACGAGAACCTCATCGCGTACGAGCTGTACCCGCCGATGATGGCGCGTCCGTACAACTTCGACGCCGCGCGAGTGTGGGGTGCGGAGCTGGAGGCGGAGGCGCGTCCGTTCTCGTGGCTGCTGGCCAGTGGGGGTTACACGTGGCTGCGCACGCAGAATCGCCTGGGTGACCCGCGCTTCTTCAATCAGCCGCTGCCCTATCGGCCTCGTCACAAGTGGGTGGGTCGTGTGCGCGCGGGGCCGGACTGGCTCAATGTCCGCACCGAGGTGCTCTATCAGGCCTCGCAGTTCATCAATCGCACGGGGACTCGCGGCTTGCCTTCGCGCACCTTCTGGAGCGCGGGCGCTTCCAGCACCTTCCTGCGTGGGCCGGACGTCACGTTGTCCGTGGAGGTGAAGAATCTCCTCGACGCTCGGGCCTATGACTTCACCGGTTTCCCGCTGCCGGGGCGCGCCGTGTACGCGACGCTCGCGGTGGCGCTCGACCGGGACTCTCCCTCTGTCACCGAGGAACCGAATGCTTCGCACCGCCCATCCCCGTGA
- a CDS encoding cell surface protein, with protein MLALLLSLTACGDGEPSAPQEDAGSKDSGSGTDASVPRAADPYADEVVEFLPGPGAGFGQDRFPSVVLGPPVGAGLDSGSLDVLSLGKSGSITLRFTDLAVVDGPGVDLLVFENPFLIAGGPAAFTERGQVSVSDDGVQWFTFPCAPTDAANNYPGCAGVRPVTANPANGISATDPSVAGGDGFDLATVGLSRARYVRIQDTGTSGSAGSSAGFDLDGVAVVNGVLLP; from the coding sequence ATGCTCGCGCTGCTCCTGAGCCTGACGGCCTGTGGAGATGGCGAGCCGTCCGCGCCCCAGGAGGACGCGGGCTCGAAGGACTCGGGCTCGGGGACGGACGCGAGTGTGCCCCGCGCCGCGGACCCGTACGCGGATGAAGTCGTCGAGTTCCTGCCGGGCCCCGGCGCGGGCTTCGGACAGGACCGCTTCCCCTCGGTGGTACTGGGTCCACCGGTGGGAGCGGGGCTCGACAGCGGCTCGCTCGACGTGTTGTCGCTGGGGAAGTCGGGCTCCATCACGCTGCGCTTCACGGACCTAGCGGTGGTGGATGGTCCGGGCGTGGACCTGCTCGTCTTCGAGAACCCCTTCCTCATCGCGGGAGGCCCGGCGGCCTTCACCGAGCGGGGCCAGGTGTCCGTCAGCGACGACGGGGTGCAGTGGTTCACCTTCCCCTGTGCTCCCACGGACGCGGCGAACAACTACCCGGGCTGCGCGGGCGTCCGCCCCGTGACGGCCAACCCGGCCAATGGCATCAGCGCCACGGACCCCTCGGTGGCCGGTGGGGACGGCTTCGACCTGGCCACGGTGGGCCTGAGCCGGGCCCGCTACGTGCGCATCCAGGACACAGGCACCAGCGGTTCCGCGGGTTCGTCCGCGGGCTTCGACCTGGACGGTGTCGCGGTGGTGAACGGCGTGCTGCTGCCGTGA
- a CDS encoding DUF7305 domain-containing protein — protein MTHAWVSPWKPYWKGLVVLGWLTAGGACTVRDPVAFITTEDGGGGPVASSDGGTRPASDDLAAFCASTGPLLLVGDSVTGVEVCSGHLAERAFRFALCTCERLSLSAPMTTDAFRSSQGLYIPGGGGGSVATNGGVAANDSLTVGGGLSAGGPDGISLGRGLTVGGGLYSGGPLIGNVSAQVTGDAWVRGDVGVASLKVEGKLAVPAERVMSGEVTALEVRREPVDTVAPCACDAAARLDIQGLIENHARDNHNAAVGLDATTLEGFSGERTLTLPCGRFFLTGIEGQGRLNLVVRERTALFVRDSVTVGERLSVEVVPPGELDLFIGGDVTVAGELLLGTPEAPARVRVYSAGTGSLGISAGSVLAGNIYAPGAALNLSGNAEVFGSVFVRKIESSGGLALHYDLDVLSLGQACAGGK, from the coding sequence ATGACTCACGCGTGGGTGTCTCCGTGGAAGCCGTACTGGAAGGGGCTCGTGGTGCTGGGCTGGCTCACGGCGGGCGGCGCGTGCACCGTGAGGGACCCGGTGGCCTTCATTACGACGGAGGACGGAGGTGGTGGGCCGGTGGCCTCGTCGGATGGAGGCACGCGTCCGGCCTCGGATGACCTGGCGGCGTTCTGCGCGTCGACGGGGCCCCTGCTGCTGGTGGGTGACAGCGTGACGGGCGTGGAGGTGTGCAGCGGGCACCTGGCCGAGCGCGCCTTCCGCTTCGCGTTGTGCACCTGCGAGCGGCTGTCGTTGAGCGCGCCGATGACGACGGATGCGTTCCGCAGCTCCCAGGGGCTGTACATCCCGGGTGGGGGAGGGGGCTCGGTGGCGACGAATGGAGGCGTCGCGGCCAACGACTCGCTGACGGTGGGGGGCGGGCTGAGCGCGGGAGGGCCGGATGGCATCTCGCTGGGCCGCGGGCTGACGGTGGGCGGCGGGCTGTACAGCGGCGGGCCGCTCATCGGGAACGTGTCCGCGCAGGTGACGGGGGACGCGTGGGTGCGGGGCGACGTGGGCGTGGCGTCGTTGAAGGTGGAGGGGAAGCTGGCGGTGCCCGCGGAGCGGGTCATGTCCGGCGAGGTGACGGCGTTGGAGGTGCGGCGCGAGCCGGTGGACACGGTGGCGCCGTGTGCCTGCGACGCGGCGGCGCGGTTGGACATCCAGGGTCTCATCGAGAATCACGCCCGGGACAATCACAACGCGGCGGTGGGGTTGGATGCGACGACGCTGGAGGGCTTCAGCGGTGAGCGCACGCTGACCTTGCCGTGTGGCCGCTTCTTCCTCACGGGTATCGAGGGACAGGGGCGGTTGAACCTGGTGGTGCGCGAGCGCACGGCGTTGTTCGTGCGCGACAGCGTCACGGTGGGCGAGCGGCTCTCCGTGGAGGTGGTGCCGCCCGGTGAGCTGGACCTGTTCATTGGTGGGGATGTGACGGTGGCGGGCGAACTGCTGTTGGGGACACCCGAGGCGCCGGCGCGGGTTCGCGTGTACTCCGCGGGGACGGGCTCGTTGGGCATCTCCGCGGGCAGCGTGCTCGCGGGGAACATCTATGCGCCAGGAGCGGCGTTGAACCTCAGCGGCAACGCGGAGGTCTTCGGGTCCGTCTTCGTGCGCAAGATTGAGTCATCCGGGGGCCTGGCCCTGCACTACGACTTGGATGTGTTGTCCCTGGGCCAGGCCTGCGCCGGAGGAAAGTGA
- a CDS encoding FHA domain-containing protein translates to MLHRLSVLMTRLQDDPDALLRDVGWPVLVWDSMPSRPRSVAPEEAPTLMGPAPPRVVESMVFELRPRYPGRGPAVTVGRSPECDIVLPEPTVSRQHARFRPEPHTEVWSVTDLESHGGTYLEGVLVVPGRPSPLFTRASLRLGGAEVVFLQACAFERYVRSYATQPRVRLTRPG, encoded by the coding sequence GTGCTCCATCGATTGTCCGTGCTGATGACACGGCTCCAGGATGACCCCGATGCTCTGCTGAGGGATGTCGGGTGGCCCGTGCTGGTGTGGGATTCGATGCCGAGCCGTCCGCGCTCGGTGGCTCCGGAGGAGGCGCCGACGTTGATGGGGCCCGCGCCGCCGCGCGTCGTGGAGTCGATGGTCTTCGAGTTGCGGCCCCGGTATCCGGGCCGAGGTCCCGCGGTGACGGTGGGACGCAGTCCGGAGTGCGACATCGTCCTGCCGGAGCCCACGGTGTCGCGGCAGCACGCGCGGTTTCGTCCAGAGCCACACACCGAGGTGTGGAGTGTGACGGACCTGGAGAGCCACGGTGGCACGTACCTGGAAGGGGTGTTGGTGGTGCCGGGGCGTCCTTCTCCGCTCTTCACGCGGGCGTCGTTGAGGTTGGGTGGCGCGGAGGTGGTGTTCCTCCAGGCGTGTGCGTTCGAGCGGTACGTGCGCTCGTATGCCACGCAGCCCCGGGTGCGCTTGACGCGACCAGGGTGA
- a CDS encoding FHA domain-containing protein — MWQIIINGPGYFDTSYDLPEGVTSLGRADENDIVLGGDLVSRRHARLYVDADVLRIEDLGSRNGSRVNGAALQGSRQLSPGDTVALGENTLAVRQPNTVENAATEMVDLGAGGVLRFGHGQDVGPSVLLAKSVKDADVLRLLDNVGPVPFEEFGVSSPVAAASPRVGQETLVLMFRTAEALATATTLSTFLDTTMDRLLERTDATTAVVLLRHSTGAMVPAAVRHRGKLAKGEVPVSDAVVEEALRQGRALAVGDVRDDRRFAGRESVILYGVDSVLCIPIGAEPPYAGVLYVNTAAKGDGLEPMLDACSAVAHLVATGVQKFSPREGGATMERMRRTLERFHPPDVAERRVSEAQRQGGRLPGLEERTVTVLHVELMGFGAVAQKLGAAKATQLLGDFHARASGIVFSFEATVEGFVGESMRALFGVPYTKGDDAVRAVRAALALRLDWERAMSRRPLTERCELRMALHTTRALVGMIGSEVRSDYTAVGDGMPVAGWLAATGNPGQVLLTGKALAAVGARFDVMPLGERLVRPPREKVAAFEVLEEEEGQLTNPGLR, encoded by the coding sequence ATGTGGCAGATCATCATCAACGGGCCCGGCTACTTCGATACGTCTTACGACTTGCCTGAAGGCGTCACGAGCCTGGGCCGCGCGGACGAGAACGACATCGTCCTGGGCGGCGACCTCGTGTCGCGTCGGCACGCGCGGCTGTACGTCGACGCGGACGTGCTGCGCATCGAGGACCTGGGCAGCCGCAACGGCAGTCGCGTCAACGGCGCGGCGCTGCAGGGCTCGCGTCAGTTGTCTCCAGGAGACACGGTGGCGCTGGGCGAGAACACGCTCGCGGTCCGCCAGCCCAACACGGTGGAGAACGCCGCCACGGAGATGGTGGACCTGGGCGCGGGCGGAGTCCTTCGCTTCGGCCACGGCCAGGACGTGGGGCCGTCGGTGCTGCTTGCCAAGAGCGTGAAGGACGCCGACGTGCTGCGCCTGTTGGACAACGTGGGGCCGGTGCCCTTCGAGGAGTTCGGCGTGTCCTCCCCCGTGGCCGCGGCCAGTCCGCGCGTGGGGCAGGAGACGCTGGTGCTGATGTTCCGCACCGCGGAGGCGCTCGCCACCGCGACGACGCTCTCCACGTTCCTGGACACGACGATGGACCGGCTGCTGGAGCGCACGGACGCCACCACCGCCGTCGTGCTCCTCAGGCACTCCACGGGCGCGATGGTGCCGGCGGCCGTGCGCCACCGGGGCAAGCTGGCCAAGGGCGAAGTGCCCGTGTCCGACGCCGTCGTCGAGGAGGCGCTGCGCCAGGGTCGCGCGCTGGCCGTGGGCGACGTGCGCGACGACCGCCGCTTCGCCGGGCGCGAGAGCGTCATCCTCTACGGCGTGGACAGCGTGCTGTGCATCCCCATCGGCGCGGAGCCCCCCTACGCGGGCGTCCTCTACGTCAACACCGCCGCGAAGGGGGATGGGCTGGAGCCCATGCTGGATGCGTGCTCGGCGGTGGCGCACCTGGTGGCCACCGGCGTGCAGAAGTTCTCCCCGCGCGAAGGCGGGGCGACGATGGAGCGGATGCGCCGGACGCTGGAGCGCTTCCATCCGCCCGATGTCGCGGAGCGCCGTGTCTCCGAGGCCCAGCGCCAGGGCGGCCGGCTGCCCGGGCTGGAGGAACGTACCGTTACCGTGTTGCATGTGGAACTCATGGGCTTCGGAGCCGTGGCGCAGAAGCTGGGCGCGGCCAAGGCGACGCAGCTCTTGGGGGACTTCCACGCCCGGGCCTCGGGCATCGTGTTCAGCTTCGAGGCGACGGTGGAGGGCTTCGTGGGCGAGTCCATGCGGGCTCTGTTCGGCGTGCCCTACACGAAGGGGGATGACGCGGTGCGGGCCGTGCGGGCCGCGCTGGCCCTTCGCCTGGACTGGGAGCGGGCCATGAGCCGGCGCCCGCTGACCGAGCGCTGCGAGCTGCGGATGGCGCTGCACACCACGCGGGCCCTGGTGGGGATGATCGGCTCGGAGGTCCGTTCGGACTACACGGCTGTAGGCGACGGCATGCCGGTGGCGGGGTGGCTGGCGGCGACGGGCAACCCCGGGCAGGTGCTCTTGACGGGCAAGGCGCTGGCCGCCGTGGGCGCCCGCTTCGACGTGATGCCCCTGGGGGAGCGGCTGGTTCGCCCGCCTCGGGAGAAGGTGGCCGCCTTCGAGGTGCTCGAGGAAGAAGAGGGCCAGCTCACCAATCCGGGCCTGCGGTGA
- a CDS encoding MXAN_6577-like cysteine-rich protein: MSGVCSAPMLERASSRGFSSSRMLATWLCFIFALVLTGCPDEGVVCTAGLTVCGGTCVDTRGDSAHCGACGTTCASGEVCQDSVCGCRAGTQACGGACVDSATDVAHCGACGTACATGQVCESGTCREGCSPGLLRCGGACVDGTSDPLNCGACGNTCPDVQSCRSGRCAYDVVTACFTNGQLVGIQAGTDQLGPRREFGAGVQSLASWDGFVLAADMTNGKLLQATGGNLGAVVEEDSLGVASGSPNDILVDPPYVYVIDSVNNTLQVLMREGPAHGNGLGLRTVAQVNLGANTSPQALARFGDLLYIPLFGTASSGFRQGNAVARVDISNPLSPRKVDTIPLTGLDLKPFDGGPVMPLPYSVTATHSAVYVALTNLNPFRDYRPNGPGMLARIDPATGAVRAIDLGADRCLNAGYVEAVGDQLVVACIGEAIYDPANGYIATSVRATGLVLVKDDLPVASYALNPGCESGTPGCMLSVASRFAVAKGAVYLADTNAGRVFVVEVEDGRLIERRGYSSPAAKGPALQACPLDPRRPVSNAIDVTALR; encoded by the coding sequence ATGTCTGGGGTTTGCTCCGCGCCGATGCTGGAGCGCGCATCCTCACGAGGGTTCTCCTCCTCGCGCATGCTCGCGACGTGGCTGTGCTTCATCTTCGCCCTGGTGCTCACCGGATGTCCGGATGAGGGCGTGGTGTGTACGGCGGGCCTCACTGTTTGCGGCGGCACATGTGTGGACACGCGCGGCGACTCCGCGCACTGCGGTGCATGTGGCACCACCTGTGCCTCGGGCGAAGTATGTCAGGACAGTGTCTGTGGATGCCGCGCTGGAACGCAGGCCTGCGGTGGTGCATGCGTGGACTCGGCAACGGACGTCGCTCACTGCGGAGCCTGCGGCACGGCATGCGCCACCGGGCAGGTGTGTGAGTCTGGCACCTGCCGCGAGGGCTGCTCACCCGGCCTGCTGCGCTGTGGTGGTGCTTGCGTGGATGGCACCTCGGACCCGCTCAACTGCGGGGCTTGCGGCAACACGTGTCCGGACGTGCAGTCCTGCCGCTCGGGACGCTGTGCCTACGACGTGGTGACGGCCTGCTTCACGAACGGGCAGCTCGTGGGCATCCAGGCGGGGACGGACCAGCTCGGTCCGCGGCGCGAGTTTGGCGCGGGCGTGCAGTCGCTCGCGTCGTGGGATGGCTTCGTGCTCGCCGCGGACATGACCAACGGCAAGCTGCTCCAGGCGACGGGCGGAAACCTGGGCGCGGTGGTGGAGGAGGACTCGCTGGGCGTGGCGTCCGGCTCACCCAACGACATCCTCGTGGACCCGCCCTACGTCTACGTCATCGACTCCGTGAACAACACGCTCCAGGTGCTCATGCGCGAGGGCCCCGCACACGGCAACGGCCTGGGCCTGCGCACCGTGGCGCAGGTGAACCTGGGCGCGAACACCAGCCCCCAAGCGCTCGCGCGCTTTGGCGACCTGCTCTACATCCCATTGTTCGGCACCGCGAGCTCCGGCTTCCGCCAGGGCAACGCCGTGGCGCGCGTGGACATCTCCAATCCCTTGTCCCCGCGCAAGGTGGACACGATTCCGCTCACCGGCCTGGACCTGAAGCCCTTCGACGGCGGCCCGGTGATGCCGCTGCCGTACTCGGTGACCGCGACCCACTCCGCTGTCTACGTCGCCCTCACCAACCTCAACCCGTTCCGCGACTACCGGCCCAACGGGCCCGGCATGCTCGCGCGCATCGACCCCGCCACCGGTGCTGTCCGAGCCATCGACCTGGGCGCGGACCGCTGCCTCAATGCCGGTTACGTGGAGGCCGTGGGTGACCAGCTCGTGGTCGCCTGCATCGGCGAAGCCATCTACGACCCGGCCAACGGCTACATCGCGACGTCCGTGCGAGCCACGGGCCTGGTGCTCGTGAAGGACGACCTGCCCGTGGCGTCCTATGCACTGAATCCCGGCTGCGAGTCCGGCACGCCTGGCTGCATGTTGTCCGTGGCCAGCCGCTTCGCCGTGGCCAAGGGCGCGGTGTATCTGGCGGACACCAACGCGGGGCGCGTCTTCGTCGTCGAGGTGGAAGACGGCCGCCTCATCGAGCGCCGGGGCTACTCCTCGCCCGCGGCCAAGGGGCCAGCACTGCAGGCGTGTCCCCTGGACCCTCGACGCCCCGTGTCCAACGCCATCGACGTCACCGCCCTCCGGTAA